The Raphanus sativus cultivar WK10039 chromosome 2, ASM80110v3, whole genome shotgun sequence genome includes a region encoding these proteins:
- the LOC108831229 gene encoding uncharacterized protein LOC108831229 has protein sequence KFLPDFSKPLTGREINTSWWVLKSQPFESFLPSFFLSTRSSKALLASMAAFSVSSPPLVPSSCRIRRPFLLLAPKSFKPVSVRASVGNPSVSIDDKVSVQTKTSKWEWKFKGNSIGIHYEEHEGERSDSSAKNILMIPTISDVSTVEEWRSVARNIVQRDGEVNWRATIVDWPGLGYSDKLKMDYDTDVMEKFVVDFMNSPESPMSQAGNDDVVIIGGGHAATLAVRATQRGLLKPSAIAAVAPTWAGPLPIVFGRDSSMETRYGLLRGTLRAPGVGWMMYNMLVSNEKSIESQYKSHVYADQSNVTEAIIQSRYELTKQKGSRYVPAAFLTGLLDPVSSRDEFLQLFADLEGKLPVMVMSTKGAPKRSKAEMEALRGAKGVSKFVEVEGALLPQEEYPSLVAQELYNFLQETCASLK, from the exons AAATTCCTGCCAGATTTTTCCAAACCTTTGACGGGAAGAGAAATCAACACGTCTTGGTGGGTTCTAAAGTCTCAACCTTTTGAATcgttccttccttccttcttcctctCTACCAGATCTTCGAAAGCCCTCCTCGCTTCCATGGCTGCTTTCTCTGTATCATCCCCACCTCTCGTACCCTCTTCCTGCAGAATTCGAAGACCATTTCTCTTGCTTGCTCCAAAAAGCTTCAAACCCGTTTCGGTTAGAGCTTCTGTCGGAAACCCCTCGGTCTCCATCGATGACAAAGTTTCAGTCCAAACTAAA ACAAGCAAGTGGGAGTGGAAGTTCAAGGGGAACTCGATCGGTATCCACTACGAAGAGCACGAGGGAGAGAGGAGTGACTCATCAGCTAAGAATATCTTGATGATACCGACGATATCAGACGTTAGCACCGTGGAGGAGTGGAGATCTGTGGCTAGAAACATCGTGCAGCGTGATGGGGAAGTTAACTGGCGTGCAACTATTGTGGATTGGCCTGGTCTTGGTTACTCTGATAAACTTAAGATGGATTATGATACAGATGTGATGGAGAAGTTTGTGGTTGATTTCATGAACTCACCTGAGAGCCCAATGAGCCAGGCAG GTAACGATGATGTAGTAATAATCGGAGGAGGACATGCAGCAACACTAGCAGTCCGTGCTACACAACGTGGGCTACTAAAACCATCAGCTATTGCTGCTGTTGCACCTACATGGGCTGGACCTCTACCTATAGTGTTTGGCCGTGATTCCTCCATGGAGACAAG GTATGGTCTGCTAAGAGGAACGCTAAGAGCACCTGGAGTCGGTTGGATGATGTACAACATGCTAGTGAGCAACGAGAAATCAATCGAGTCTCAGTACAAATCCCATGTCTACGCAGACCAAAGCAACGTGACTGAGGCCATAATCCAAAGCAGATACGAGTTGACAAAGCAGAAAGGATCACGTTACGTCCCTGCAGCTTTCTTGACCGGTTTACTCGACCCGGTTTCATCCCGGGATGAGTTTCTACAGCTGTTTGCTGATTTGGAAGGGAAACTTCCGGTTATGGTGATGTCAACGAAAGGTGCTCCAAAGAGATCAAAAGCTGAGATGGAGGCACTGAGAGGAGCCAAAGGAGTTAGCAAGTTTGTGGAGGTTGAAGGTGCACTCTTGCCTCAAGAAGAGTATCCTTCTCTTGTTGCTCAAGAGCTCTACAACTTCTTGCAAGAGACTTGTGCTTCTCTCAAGTAG